GCACTGTGCGTGGCGATCGGCCTGGAGGAGGACCACTTCGCGGAGGCCTTCGACGGCGACCGCGCCTGGATGGCCAAGCTCGCCCACTACGTGGGCGGCGTGGCCGAGGCCGGGACGCAGGGCGTGGGGCTGCACGCCGACTACGGCTTCATCACGCTGCTGCTGCAGGACGAGGTGGGCGGCCTCGAGGTCCGCCCGCACGGCCAGGACGCGTGGCTGCCCGTGGAGCCGATCCCGGGCGCGCTCGTGGTGAACCTCGGGGAGATGCTCGAGGTGGCCACGGACGGCTACCTGATGGCCACCATCCACCGCGTGCAGTCCCCGCCCGAGGGCGTGGGCCGCTACTCGGTGCCCTTCTTCTACTCGCCGCGCCTGGACGCCGTGATCGAGCAGGTGGAGCTGTCCGCCGAGCTCGCGGCGGACGCCCGCGGCGCCTCGGACGACCCGGTCAACCCCATGCTGGCCTCGTTCGGCTCGAACATGCTCAAGGGCTTCGTGCGCGCCCATCCGAAGGTGACCGAGCGGTTCCACCCGGAGCTGCTCGGCCGCTGAGCCGGCCGTGACCGTCCCGAGTCGAGACCGTGACCGTCTCGTCTCACGACCGTGACCGGACCGTGCTTCTCCCCGCTCGACGGGGCCACTAGATTCTTGCTCGGCAACACGGCAGGGGGGCATCGTCCCAGGCCAGGCGCCCGGGGCGAGGACTCCCTCCTCCCGTACCGCAGGACCTGACTCCTCGAGGAGAACCATGCGCACCACCGCTCGCACCCGTCCCGCCCGCCTCGCCGCGGCCGCCCTCGGCGCCGGCATCCTGCTCACCGGCATCGGCGCCGCCCCGGCCCTCGCCCAGGAGACGGCTCCTGCCGCCTCCACGTCCACCGCCGCCGCCTGGGCCGCCGAACACGGGATGCCCGTGGGCCACGTGACCCCGATCTGGGAGGCGGACGGCCCCACCACCCAGAGCCGCCTCGATGCCTACTGGAACGTCGATGCTTCCGACCTGAAGATCGAGCTCTTCTCGACCGCCGACCCGTCCGTCCGCGTGGAGGTGCCCTTCACCTTCGACGCGGAGCTCAGCGAGGGCCGCCTGGACATGGCGGCGACCCGCCCGATGCTCGGGGCAGCGGCCAGCAACCCCGTGACGTACGTGCTCTCCGTGAAGGGCGAGGAGGTCGCCACCCTGCAGCTCGGCGCGGACGCCCAGCCTGGCGACGACCAGCTGGCCGAGATCACCGGTGGCGGAGGCGCGCAGGTGCTCGGATTCGACATGCTGCCCGAGTCCTTCACCACAACGAAGCTCACCACCGCAGACGAGCCGTACGCCCGGGTCGGTCCCATGTGGCCGGAGGGCAGCCCGAAGGGCGTGCTGGTGCAGGAGCCGCGGCACGGCGACCTCGTTCCGGTGATGGCGTCGTGGGACCCGAGCGTCGTCGACCGGTACCTCTACGTGGCCGACGCCGGCTTCACGGGCAAGGACACCGTGGTGTTCGAGTACTCGGACGGCTCCCGGACCAGCACGGAGACCGTCGTGGTGTCCGTGGGCGACCCGCGCGTGGCCGAGTACGGCCCCTCCCTCGACCCGGCCTACGGCGACTACGAGGAGTCGATGGCCGCCATCCAGGACTTCCTCGCGCAGCGCGACGGCATGGGCACCCCCGCCCCGGACGGCGAGCACACCGTCCCGGAGAAGGTCGAGACCGGCTCCGCCACCGCCTGGTGGCTCGCCGCCGCCGGCGCCCTCGGCGCCGGGGCGCTGCTCCGCCTCCGCCCCGCACGCCGCGGGGCCTGACGGAGTCGGGGCCCGTCGTCGTCGGACCGGGGAGGCCGACGACGACGGGCGGCCGACCCTCCCCGGGCCTGGACCTCGACCCCTAGCGTGGAAGGGAGTGCCGCGCCCCCGCCGAACCGGCCCGGGCGCCTCCCGACCAGAGAGAGGTTCCACCGTGGCCACCGTCGCCCAGAACATCGTCGAGACCCTCCACGCCTCGGGCGTGCGCCGCATGTACGGCGTCCCGGGCGACTCGCTCAACGGCCTCACGGAGGCGCTGCGCACGCACGGCGGCATCGAGTGGGTGCACACCCGGCACGAGGAGGCCGCCGCGTTCGCCGCCTCGGCCGAGTCCCAGCTCACGGATGAGCTCGCGGTCTGCGTGGGCTCGTGCGGTCCGGGCAACCTCCACCTGATCAACGGCCTGTTCGACGCCCAGCGCTCCCGCACCCCGGTGCTCGCGATCGCCGCGCACATCCCGTCGGAGGAGATCGGCTCGGGCTACTTCCAGGAGACCCACCCGCAGGACCTGTTCCGCGAGTGCTCCGTCTACGTGGAGCACGTCTCCTCGGCGGACCAGATGCCCCGCATGCTGCGCACCGCGATGCGGGCCGCGGTCGAGCAGCGGGGCGTGGCCGTGCTCGTGATCCCGGGCGACGTGGCCCTCACCGAGCTCTCCGCGAAGCCCGAGGTGATCCGTCACACGCCGTCCCGCGTCATCCCGGCGGACTCCGTGCTGCGCGAGGCCGCCGAGGCCCTGGACTCGTCCAAGCGGATCACCATCCTGGCCGGCGCGGGCGCGGCCGGCGCTCACGACGAGGTCGTGGCCCTGGCGGAACGGCTGCAGGCCCCGATCGTCCACGCTCTGCGCGGCAAGGATCGGATCGAGTATGACAACCCGTATGACGTCGGCTTGACCGGCCTGCTCGGCTTCTCCTCCGGCTACCACGCGCTCAAGGACGCCGAGACCCTGCTGATCCTGGGCTCGTCCCTGCCGTACCGGCAGTTCTACCCGGAGGACGCGACCGTCATCCAGGTGGACGTGCGCGGGGACCAGATCGGCCGACGGGTGGCCGTGGACGTCCCGCTCGTGGGCGGCGTGAAGGAGACGGCCCAGGCCCTGCTGCCGCTGCTGCGCGGGAACTCGTCGTCGTCCTTCCTGAAGAAGGCCCGCAGGCACTACGCCAAGACGCGCAAGGACCTGGACGAGCTGGCGGCCCCGGACCGGCGCACCGTGCACCCGCAGTACGTGGCCCGCGTCCTGGACGAGGCGGCGTCCGAGGACGCCGTCTTCCTTCCCGACGTCGGCTCCCCGGTGGTCTGGGCGGCCCGCTACCTGACCATGAACGGGCGGCGCCGGATCATCGGCTCCATGACGCACGGCTCGATGGCGAACGCGGTCACCCAGGCGATCGGCGCGCAGGCCGTGGACCGCACCCGGCAGGTGGTGGCCATGGCCGGCGACGGCGGGCTGGCGATGATGCTCGGCGAGCTGCTGACCTTCGTGCAGAACGGCCTGCCCGTGAAGACCCTCGTGTTCGACAACGACTCGCTGAACTTCGTGGAGCTGGAGATGAAGGCCGCCGGCCTGGTCCCCTACGCCACGGACCTGCAGAACCCGGACTTCGCCGCCGTGGCCGAGGCCATGGGCCTCAAGGGCTTCCGCGTGGAGCGCTCGAAGGACCTGCCGGCGGTGATGGCGGAGTTCCTCGCGCACGAGGGGCCGGCCCTGCTGGTGGTGAAGACGGAGCGCCAGGAGCTGACCATCCCGCCGAGCATCGAGTTCGAGCAGGCCAAGGGCTTCGCCCTCTACGCGCTGCGCACCGTCCTGGACGGCAAGGGCACCCAGCTGGTGGACCTGGCGAGGGCGAACCTGCGCCAGCTGTTCTGAGCGGGCGGGAGATCCGCAGCGCACACGCGAAGGCCCCCGACGACGGCGGCCCGGACGCGTGACGCGTCCGGGCCGCCGTCGTGCGGGGGCAGGATGCCGGCAGGGAGCCGCCGGGCCCTCGCCGGTCAGGCGCGGTGCGAGCCGCCGTCGGCGTCGACCACCGGCGTCGGGGCGGTGCCGGCCACGCCCGGGGTGATGCGGCCGTCGGCCCGCTCCTCCCAGAAGGTGGCGTTGTGGATGCCCAGCGGGCGCGGATCGAACTGCGGGTCCAGGCCCTGGCGCTTCTGGGCGCGGTAGTCCTTGAGCGCCTTCAGGGCCGGGCCCTGCAGGAGGAGGATGCCGATGATGTTCAGCCAGGCCATGGATCCCACGCCGATGTCGCCCAGGCCCCAGGCGGCGCCCGTGGTGGCCACCGCGCCGTAGGCCACGGACACGAGGATCAGGCCCTGGAGGGCGCGCAGCGCCACCCGGCGGAACAGCGGGTTGGAGAAGTTCCGGGTGATGAACACCAGGTTGACCTCGGCCATGTAGTAGTAGGCCACGATCGTGGTGAACGCGAAGAACGCGAGCGCCACGGCCACGAAGGTCGGGCCGAAGCCGGAGAACATGGCGTCGAAGCCGGACTGCACGTAGGCCGGGCCCACAGAGGCGGTGGCCGGGAGGCTGCCGCCCTCGAAGATCACCGCGCCGGCCTCGGACTCGCCCTCGTACACGCGGTACGCGCCGGTGGAGATGATGATGAACGCGGTGGCCGAGCAGACGAACAGGGTGTCGATGTACACGGCGAACGCCTGCACGAAGCCCTGCTTGGCCGGGTGGGAGACCTCGGCCGCGGCGGCGGCGTGCGGGCCGGTGCCCTGGCCGGCCTCGTTGGAGTACACGCCGCGGCGCACGCCCCACTGGATGGCCAGGCCCACGATGGCGCCGAACACGGCGTCCATGCCGAACGCGCTGGAGAAGATGCTGCCGAAGACCACGGGGATCTGGTCCGCGTTCAGGAAGAAGATGATCAGCGCGAACACGATGTAGAGCACGGCCATCACGGGCACGATGTACACGGCGAAGGTGGCGATGCGCTTCACGCCGCCGACCACGATGAACGCCAGGAGGATGACCATGGCGACGGCCACGATCCACGGCTCCACGTTCCACGCCTGTTCCACCGCGGCGGCCACGCCGTTGGCCTGCACGCCGGGCAGGAAGTAGCTGGTGGCGAAGATCGTCACGATCGCGAAGAGGACGCCGTAGACCACGAGGGCCTTGCCCCACGGCTTGTGGCTGTACGCCTTGGTGAAGTAGTACGCGGGGCCGCCGCGGTACTCGCCGGTGTCCCGGTCGCGCTCCTTGTAGATCTGGCCGAGCGTGGACTCGATGAAGGACGTGGCGGCGCCGAGCAGCGCCATCGCCCACATCCAGAACACGGCGCCGGGGCCGCCGAAGGCGATGGCCGTGGCCACGCCGCCGATGTTGCCCATGCCGACGCGGCCGGCAAGGGACATCATGAGGGACTGCAGCGAGGACGTGCCGTCCTTCGAGTCCTTGCCCTCTCGGAGCTGCCGGATCATGTCCGGGATGTTGACGAACTGCAGGAACATCGTGCGGACGGTGAAGTACAGGCCGACGGCCAGGCAGAGGTAGATGAGCGGCAACGACCAGATGACGTCGTTGAGCGTGCCGATGAGGTCTTCGAAGGTCATGGGAACTCCCGGTGCGAGGGGGATGACGAGCCCGGGCCGGAGAAGCCAGCGACGGTGGTGGGGATCACACCCGGGTGGGAGAAGCGTACACGCCGCCGAGACCCGCACGGCGTGGCGGCGGTTCCGCGACGGCGTCGCGGGCTGCGCCCCCACCCGTCCTCCCGCCTCGCCCGCCCCGCGGGATCGACGGAAACGGCCCGGATCGACGGCCGTTCCGTCGATCCGGGCCGTTTCCGTCGATTGGACGGGTCT
The sequence above is a segment of the Micrococcus endophyticus genome. Coding sequences within it:
- a CDS encoding isopenicillin N synthase family dioxygenase, coding for MTAQTPATAPADDAPLEVPVLDLSGMRRPDGSFDPDFLARLRHAAHHVGFFQIVDYGAAPGQVDDLFRVTAEFFARPEAEKLALHNQDSPHWRGYSAVAAERTQGRPDSREQLDFSPDRAPVPAERIGEGEEYWHLQGPNRWPADMPELERSAMAWTALMDRVGEDLLKALCVAIGLEEDHFAEAFDGDRAWMAKLAHYVGGVAEAGTQGVGLHADYGFITLLLQDEVGGLEVRPHGQDAWLPVEPIPGALVVNLGEMLEVATDGYLMATIHRVQSPPEGVGRYSVPFFYSPRLDAVIEQVELSAELAADARGASDDPVNPMLASFGSNMLKGFVRAHPKVTERFHPELLGR
- a CDS encoding alanine/glycine:cation symporter family protein, translated to MTFEDLIGTLNDVIWSLPLIYLCLAVGLYFTVRTMFLQFVNIPDMIRQLREGKDSKDGTSSLQSLMMSLAGRVGMGNIGGVATAIAFGGPGAVFWMWAMALLGAATSFIESTLGQIYKERDRDTGEYRGGPAYYFTKAYSHKPWGKALVVYGVLFAIVTIFATSYFLPGVQANGVAAAVEQAWNVEPWIVAVAMVILLAFIVVGGVKRIATFAVYIVPVMAVLYIVFALIIFFLNADQIPVVFGSIFSSAFGMDAVFGAIVGLAIQWGVRRGVYSNEAGQGTGPHAAAAAEVSHPAKQGFVQAFAVYIDTLFVCSATAFIIISTGAYRVYEGESEAGAVIFEGGSLPATASVGPAYVQSGFDAMFSGFGPTFVAVALAFFAFTTIVAYYYMAEVNLVFITRNFSNPLFRRVALRALQGLILVSVAYGAVATTGAAWGLGDIGVGSMAWLNIIGILLLQGPALKALKDYRAQKRQGLDPQFDPRPLGIHNATFWEERADGRITPGVAGTAPTPVVDADGGSHRA
- the poxB gene encoding ubiquinone-dependent pyruvate dehydrogenase, which translates into the protein MATVAQNIVETLHASGVRRMYGVPGDSLNGLTEALRTHGGIEWVHTRHEEAAAFAASAESQLTDELAVCVGSCGPGNLHLINGLFDAQRSRTPVLAIAAHIPSEEIGSGYFQETHPQDLFRECSVYVEHVSSADQMPRMLRTAMRAAVEQRGVAVLVIPGDVALTELSAKPEVIRHTPSRVIPADSVLREAAEALDSSKRITILAGAGAAGAHDEVVALAERLQAPIVHALRGKDRIEYDNPYDVGLTGLLGFSSGYHALKDAETLLILGSSLPYRQFYPEDATVIQVDVRGDQIGRRVAVDVPLVGGVKETAQALLPLLRGNSSSSFLKKARRHYAKTRKDLDELAAPDRRTVHPQYVARVLDEAASEDAVFLPDVGSPVVWAARYLTMNGRRRIIGSMTHGSMANAVTQAIGAQAVDRTRQVVAMAGDGGLAMMLGELLTFVQNGLPVKTLVFDNDSLNFVELEMKAAGLVPYATDLQNPDFAAVAEAMGLKGFRVERSKDLPAVMAEFLAHEGPALLVVKTERQELTIPPSIEFEQAKGFALYALRTVLDGKGTQLVDLARANLRQLF